In a single window of the Arachis hypogaea cultivar Tifrunner chromosome 6, arahy.Tifrunner.gnm2.J5K5, whole genome shotgun sequence genome:
- the LOC112757774 gene encoding uncharacterized protein: MIYGDCEESYNNLSRWLFAIQMYLSGTWVQVVIQPWPASADTVMFHRVFWTFFLCVETFEHCKPLISIDGIHLYGKYGGTLLTAIAQDGNSNILPITFAVVEDETKEARSFFLSYLKQHVTP; the protein is encoded by the exons ATGATATATGGAGACTGTGAGGAGTCATACAACAATCTTTCTCGTTGGTTATTCGCTATACAGATGTACTTATCTG GTACTTGGGTTCAAGTTGTAATACAACCTTGGCCTGCTTCAGCTGATACTGTGATGTTTCATCGGGTGTTTTGGACGTTTTTCCTGTGTGTTGAGACTTTTGAGCACTGTAAACCACTTATTTCTATTGATGGCATCCACTTGTATGGTAAATATGGAGGCACGTTGCTGACGGCTATTGCTCAAGATGGCAATTCAAACATATTGCCTATTACATTTGCAGTTGTCGAGGATGAGACGAAGGAGGCTCGATCATTTTTTCTTTCGTATCTGAAGCAGCATGTTACACCCTAA
- the LOC112755591 gene encoding indole-3-pyruvate monooxygenase YUCCA6: MDYCEREQEGKRLHDPLISGKKAERCVWVPGPVIVGAGPSGLAAAACLKEKGVASVILERSNCIASLWQLNTYDRLRLHLPKQFCQLPLMGFPSNFPTYPTKQQFIRYLESYAEHFAIQPRFNEAVKEAEFDSSLGLWRVKTTTATEFVCRWVIVATGENAEAVVPEIEGRGEFGGTIKHTSLYKSGGEFKGKKVLVVGCGNSGMEVCLDLCNHNATPSLVVRDTVHILPREMLGKSTFGLSMWLLKWLPIQLVDRLLLIVSWLMLGNTSRFGLDRPPLGPLQLKNLSGKTPVLDVGTLAKIKSGHIMIRPGIKRLRRHTVEFVDGRIEKFDAIIFATGYKSNVPYWLKEGDMFSKEDGYPKKPFPNGWKGENGLYAVGFTKRGLLGASMDAKNIAKDIERCWKAEAKHSTFSLSLLPQSVS; the protein is encoded by the exons ATGGATTATTGTGAAAGAGAGCAAGAAGGGAAGCGGTTACACGATCCCTTAATAAGTGGGAAGAAGGCGGAGCGATGCGTGTGGGTGCCGGGTCCAGTGATAGTGGGAGCAGGGCCGTCGGGACTAGCAGCAGCAGCGTGTCTGAAGGAAAAAGGCGTGGCAAGCGTGATTCTAGAAAGATCGAATTGCATAGCTTCTTTATGGCAGCTAAACACCTACGACCGACTTCGCCTTCATCTTCCAAAACAATTCTGCCAGCTTCCTCTCATGGGATTCCCCTCTAACTTCCCCACTTACCCTACCAAGCAGCAGTTCATCCGCTATCTTGAATCCTACGCCGAGCACTTCGCCATTCAGCCCAGGTTCAACGAGGCTGTGAAGGAAGCGGAGTTCGATTCCTCCTTGGGGTTGTGGCGAGTGAAGACAACGACGGCGACGGAGTTTGTGTGCCGGTGGGTTATAGTGGCGACAGGGGAGAATGCGGAGGCTGTGGTGCCTGAGATTGAGGGGAGGGGGGAGTTTGGCGGTACTATAAAGCACACAAGCTTGTATAAGAGTGGGGGAGAGTTCAAAGGGAAGAAGGTTTTGGTGGTTGGGTGTGGAAATTCGGGTATGGAAGTTTGTTTGGATCTTTGCAACCATAATGCCACTCCTTCTCTTGTCGTCAGAGATACG GTACACATCCTACCAAGAGAGATGCTGGGAAAATCAACTTTTGGGTTGTCCATGTGGCTGCTCAAGTGGCTGCCCATACAACTTGTTGATCGCCTCCTCCTGATCGTGTCATGGCTGATGCTCGGCAACACTTCGCGGTTTGGATTGGATCGGCCTCCTTTGGGTCCCCTTCAACTCAAGAACCTGTCCGGAAAGACACCAGTGCTTGATGTGGGTACCCTTGCCAAGATTAAAAGTGGACATATTATG ATACGTCCGGGAATCAAGCGACTAAGACGTCATACAGTGGAATTCGTTGATGGAAGGATAGAGAAGTTTGATGCAATTATATTTGCAACTGGTTACAAAAGCAATGTGCCCTATTGGCTAAAG GAAGGGGATATGTTCTCAAAGGAAGATGGGTACCCTAAGAAGCCATTCCCAAATGGATGGAAGGGAGAAAATGGTCTTTATGCAGTTGGTTTTACCAAAAGAGGTCTACTTGGAGCATCCATGGATGCCAAGAACATAGCAAAAGACATTGAAAGATGTTGGAAAGCTGAGGCAAAGCATAGTACTTTTTCTCTCTCACTTTTGCCACAATCAGTTTCATGA